The following are from one region of the Stegostoma tigrinum isolate sSteTig4 chromosome 50, sSteTig4.hap1, whole genome shotgun sequence genome:
- the LOC132207506 gene encoding sulfotransferase 1C2-like isoform X1, producing the protein MSSAQDPAGGGGEQQIERPSLVSLHGVAMSEVFIENWAAVESYQADPRDLLVVTYPKAGTTWVQEIVDAILHEGDHAKCGRAPIHKRIPYLEFSFRGLLPSGIDSLAEMTSPKVIKTHLPFQLVPKSFLEQNCKIIYCARNAKDNLVSYFHFDQMNKIQPEPGSWEEYFQRFLQGNVTYGLWHDHVKGWWQVKDEHPILYIFYEDIKEDPRREIVKIMKFLGKELPDAVLDGIVQQTSFESMKENPMTNYSTVSDRYFDRSISLFMRKGTVGDWKNHFTVAQDEVFEEDYRRKMGDTDLRFRTELRGSQ; encoded by the exons ATGAGCAGCGCGCAGGATCCAGCAGGAGGCGGTGGTGAGCAGCAGATTGAGAGACCGAGCCTGGTCTCCCTACACGGTGTCGCCATGTCTGAAGTCTTCATCGAGAACTGGGCAGCGGTGGAGAGTTACCAAGCGGATCCACGGGATCTCCTGGTCGTCACCTACCCCAAGGCAG GTACCACCTGGGTCCAGGAGATTGTGGACGCCATCCTCCATGAGGGGGACCATGCGAAATGCGGCCGGGCTCCAATCCACAAGAGGATTCCTTACCTTGAGTTCAGCTTCAGGGGCCTCTTGCCCTCCG ggATAGACAGCCTGGCTGAGATGACCTCCCCGAAGGTGATAAAAACACATCTTCCCTTCCAGCTGGTTCCCAAATCCTTCCTCGAGCAGAACTGCAAG ATAATCTACTGCGCCCGAAATGCCAAGGACAATCTCGTCTCTTACTTCCACTTCGACCAAATGAACAAGATCCAACCGGAACCAGGCAGTTGGGAGGAATATTTCCAGAGGTTTCTCCAGGGAAATG TGACCTATGGCCTTTGGCATGACCATGTGAAAGGCTGGTGGCAGGTCAAGGATGAACACCCCATTCTCTACATTTTCTACGAAGACATCAAAGAG GACCCCAGGAGGGAGATAGTGAAGATAATGAAGTTCCTGGGGAAGGAGTTACCTGACGCGGTTCTTGATGGGATAGTACAGCAGACATCGTTCGAATCGATGAAGGAAAACCCCATGACGAACTACTCGACTGTCTCGGATCGCTACTTCGACCGCTCCATCTCCCTCTTCATGCGCAAAG GGACAGTAGGCGACTGGAAGAACCACTTCACCGTGGCCCAGGACGAGGTGTTTGAGGAGGATTACCGGAGGAAAATGGGTGATACTGACCTGCGTTTCCGCACCGAGCTGCGAGGGTCCCAGTGA
- the LOC132207506 gene encoding sulfotransferase 1C2-like isoform X2, producing MSSAQDPAGGGGEQQIERPSLVSLHGVAMSEVFIENWAAVESYQADPRDLLVVTYPKAGTTWVQEIVDAILHEGDHAKCGRAPIHKRIPYLEFSFRGLLPSVTYGLWHDHVKGWWQVKDEHPILYIFYEDIKEDPRREIVKIMKFLGKELPDAVLDGIVQQTSFESMKENPMTNYSTVSDRYFDRSISLFMRKGTVGDWKNHFTVAQDEVFEEDYRRKMGDTDLRFRTELRGSQ from the exons ATGAGCAGCGCGCAGGATCCAGCAGGAGGCGGTGGTGAGCAGCAGATTGAGAGACCGAGCCTGGTCTCCCTACACGGTGTCGCCATGTCTGAAGTCTTCATCGAGAACTGGGCAGCGGTGGAGAGTTACCAAGCGGATCCACGGGATCTCCTGGTCGTCACCTACCCCAAGGCAG GTACCACCTGGGTCCAGGAGATTGTGGACGCCATCCTCCATGAGGGGGACCATGCGAAATGCGGCCGGGCTCCAATCCACAAGAGGATTCCTTACCTTGAGTTCAGCTTCAGGGGCCTCTTGCCCTCCG TGACCTATGGCCTTTGGCATGACCATGTGAAAGGCTGGTGGCAGGTCAAGGATGAACACCCCATTCTCTACATTTTCTACGAAGACATCAAAGAG GACCCCAGGAGGGAGATAGTGAAGATAATGAAGTTCCTGGGGAAGGAGTTACCTGACGCGGTTCTTGATGGGATAGTACAGCAGACATCGTTCGAATCGATGAAGGAAAACCCCATGACGAACTACTCGACTGTCTCGGATCGCTACTTCGACCGCTCCATCTCCCTCTTCATGCGCAAAG GGACAGTAGGCGACTGGAAGAACCACTTCACCGTGGCCCAGGACGAGGTGTTTGAGGAGGATTACCGGAGGAAAATGGGTGATACTGACCTGCGTTTCCGCACCGAGCTGCGAGGGTCCCAGTGA
- the LOC125450538 gene encoding interferon-inducible GTPase 5-like, whose product MDSLALASGGETMASLLETPLSEAGSFDILSLISTASPGAVNFFTETVLKQLDRFESVEARIAVTGESVGGRSSFIDAIRNVPDNEAGACPAGGSVTEPTNYKFPSTNALQIWDLPAIGSPDFSAAEYLDHVAFHRFDAFLILSSDRFTENELLLAKAIQKRQKNVYLVRMESASDPLLPGGEQREASPNDGLKEQLPKVFLVTSWRPGSLGFEELLLDLAQDLSELKKRAFLFAVPCVTSKIEQAKKELMMNEIWKVAARPILVNMMPIPVLSDMCGMTQLVATLTSYRKAFGLDEDSRGRWAKRVGRKPEEFSSAVTSTFGLAVCVSAVKKQIAKAAQSGRILATLLNVVPVVGQMGSATLSYRHTLSMLEAAVGEMAQDSERLLQKVLPLK is encoded by the coding sequence ATGGACAGCCTCGCCCTGGCAAGCGGAGGAGAGACCATGGCCTCGCTCCTTGAAACCCCACTGAGCGAGGCGGGTTCCTTCGACATTTTGAGTTTAATTTCCACGGCCAGCCCTGGGGCGGTCAACTTCTTTACTGAGACTGTCCTGAAGCAGCTGGACAGGTTCGAGAGCGTGGAAGCTCGTATCGCAGTGACTGGGGAATCCGTTGGAGGCAGGTCCTCGTTCATCGACGCCATACGGAATGTTCCGGACAACGAGGCAGGAGCCTGTCCCGCTGGGGGGTCGGTCACCGAGCCCACAAATTACAAATTCCCGAGCACCAACGCGCTGCAGATCTGGGATCTTCCTGCGATCGGGAGCCCAGACTTTTCAGCCGCGGAGTATTTGGACCATGTGGCATTTCACCGATTCGACGCCTTCCTGATCCTCAGCTCCGATCGCTTCACAGAGAATGAGTTACTCCTGGCCAAGGCCATTCAGAAGAGGCAGAAGAATGTCTACCTCGTCCGCATGGAGTCAGCGAGTGACCCCCTCCTGCCTGGAGGTGAACAACGGGAGGCATCGCCAAACGACGGGCTGAAGGAGCAACTTCCGAAGGTTTTCCTTGTTACCAGCTGGCGACCGGGGAGCCTCGGCTTTGAGGAGCTGCTGCTGGACTTGGCACAGGATCTTTCTGAGCTGAAGAAACGCGCCTTTCTGTTCGCCGTGCCCTGCGTCACCTCCAAGATTGAGCAGGCGAAGAAAGAGCTCATGATGAACGAAATTTGGAAGGTGGCCGCCAGGCCCATTTTGGTGAACATGATGCCTATCCCCGTGCTCTCCGATATGTGCGGCATGACCCAGTTGGTCGCCACATTGACCTCCTACCGCAAGGCCTTCGGGCTGGATGAGGATTCCCGTGGCCGGTGGGCGAAGAGGGTGGGGAGGAAGCCAGAGGAGTTCTCCTCGGCCGTGACATCCACGTTCGGGCTGGCGGTGTGTGTCAGTGCTGTCAAGAAGCAGATTGCCAAGGCTGCACAGTCAGGGAGGATCCTGGCGACGCTTCTGAACGTGGTGCCAGTGGTTGGGCAAATGGGATCGGCCACATTGAGCTACAGACACACCCTCAGCATGTTGGAGGCAGCGGTGGGCGAGATGGCACAGGACAGCGAGAGGCTGCTGCAGAAGGTACTCCCACTGAAATAA